The Microbacterium trichothecenolyticum sequence AGACCGCCCTCGGTCGCGATGAAGCCCACGCCGCCGGTGACGGCGAAGCCGAGCAGACCGACGAGCAGGTAGACGGCACCGAAGACGGTAGCCACGATGCGGTTGGGTGACGAGCTCATGATGAACCTCCCGGTGTATTGGCAGCGGCCGTCCGGCCGCCTCACCACATCTTCGGAGACATTGCTCAATTCGGATTGGGGCTTTCCCTGCCCGACCGCATTCGATAGAACCTGGAAACGACAGAAGGCCCCCGAGTACTCTCCGAGGCCCTCCGTAACGATTCGACCATAGGTCGGGTGTCGCACGTGTGTTCCGGGATTGCTTTTCGCGCGTTGTTCACATAACCGGCATCTGCGACGATCGCGTCATGCGTTTCGAGACGACCTTGCTCCAGACGGGCAACAACACCGGTATCGAGGTTCCGCTCGAGGTCGTGGAGGCCCTCGGCGGGGGCAAGCGCGCGGCTGTGGTCGTCCAGGTGAACGGATACGTGTTTCCGAGCACGCTGGCCGTCATGGGCGGCCGGCACCTCATTCCGTTCTCGGCCGACAAGCGTGCCGCCACCGGGCTGTCGGGCGGCGACTCGATCGTCGTCGAACTGCGGCTCGACACCGCCCCGCGCACCGTCGAGGTGCCCGACGACCTCGCGTCCGCCCTCGACGCGGCGGGGGTGCGGGCGCGCTTCGATGCCCTCGCCCCGAGCGCTCGAAAAGCACACGTCGCGAATGTCGAGGGAGCGAAGACCGCAGAGACCCGCGCGCGACGTATCGCGGTGATCGTCGGCTCCCTGGGCTGACCTCGGCCCCGGCTGTCGACCGATAGCCTGGAGCGGGAGGTCTCGTGGGGCGCACCAAGGATGCCATCGCCGAAGGGCTGTCGATCGCGACGGCCGCGGCGCGCCTTGCCGTGCGAAACCGCATCCTCGTCGAGACGATCGCCCGCGGGGGACTCTTCGATGGCGAGCTCTTCGCCGCGTTCGCCCGCGAGACACTGCGGTCGCTGGCCGACGAGCAGGACCAGGCCGCCGAGCGTGTCACGCATCAGCGCAAGCGCGCGTGGGGTCGCTTCTCGGATTCGTCGGGCACGCACGATTATCGTGACCGCGATACCCGCAACCTGCGTCGTCGTGCCCGCCAGTCGCGCGGCGTCGCGAAAGAGCTGCGGACCCTCGCCGACGACGATGAGAGGGTGAATACGCTCGTCGCCGACGCGCGGATCGCTGCGTGGGGCGACGTCGAGTCCAACCTCCGCAAGCGTCTCGACGTCGAGGGTATGACGGCGGATGCCGACCCCGACTACGCCACGATGCGTCGGGCCCGCATGGACGCCCTGCGGATGGTCGACCTGGCTCGTCTCGCCTCGCAGGCGAAGCGGAGGGCGAAAGAACGGGCCGAGGCGGCCGAGCAGGAACCCTCAGGCGACGAGAAGAGACCCTCGGGCGGCTCGGGCAAGGGCGGCAAGAAGAAGAATAAGTCCGCCGAGTCCTGACCCCGCGGGGTATGGATGCCGCGCCGGAGGCCGCACACGTACAACGAGAAGCCCCCGTCGACCGGAGTCGACGGGGGCTTCTCGTTGGAAGGAAGGCGTCAGGCCTTGGTCTCCTGGCGGTTGCGGCGCACCTTCGAGGCGACGACGACCGTGGCGCCGGCGAGCAGAAGGGCTCCGCCGCCGACCCAGATGCCCAGGAGCGAGTCGGCGTCCACACCGGTCACGGGAAGGGCGTTGCTGCTGCCGGCGTTGCTGCCGCTGCCGCCGCCCGTGCCACCACCGGTGCTGCTGCCGGCGCGAGCGCCGGTCGCAGCGAGGGTGTACGAACCGCTCGGGTTCGCCGGGAGCGTGACGACGGCCGTGGCCGCACCCGACCCGTCAGCGGTCTTGGTGACCGAGGCGGACGTTACCGGCAGGTTGGCCGTTGCGATGTTCGCTCCGGTCACACCGCGGCCGACGAGGGTGAAGGTGACCGACGCGCCGGGCTGGAAGCCCGTGATGGGAACCGGTCCGTTGGCGGTCACGGTCACCGTCACGGTGCTGGGGTCGGTGGGGACGTAGGCCTGGGCCGCGACCGGCGCGGCGACCAACAGCGCCGCGGCGACGGCGGCCGAGGCCGCGACCTTGGAGAACGTGTGCTTCATGATTGCCTGCTTTCGAACCGGATGACGGCTGTTTGTGGTCCGCTCGTTTCGTGCGTC is a genomic window containing:
- a CDS encoding YdeI/OmpD-associated family protein, whose protein sequence is MRFETTLLQTGNNTGIEVPLEVVEALGGGKRAAVVVQVNGYVFPSTLAVMGGRHLIPFSADKRAATGLSGGDSIVVELRLDTAPRTVEVPDDLASALDAAGVRARFDALAPSARKAHVANVEGAKTAETRARRIAVIVGSLG
- a CDS encoding asparagine synthase; the encoded protein is MGRTKDAIAEGLSIATAAARLAVRNRILVETIARGGLFDGELFAAFARETLRSLADEQDQAAERVTHQRKRAWGRFSDSSGTHDYRDRDTRNLRRRARQSRGVAKELRTLADDDERVNTLVADARIAAWGDVESNLRKRLDVEGMTADADPDYATMRRARMDALRMVDLARLASQAKRRAKERAEAAEQEPSGDEKRPSGGSGKGGKKKNKSAES
- a CDS encoding LPXTG cell wall anchor domain-containing protein, translating into MKHTFSKVAASAAVAAALLVAAPVAAQAYVPTDPSTVTVTVTANGPVPITGFQPGASVTFTLVGRGVTGANIATANLPVTSASVTKTADGSGAATAVVTLPANPSGSYTLAATGARAGSSTGGGTGGGSGSNAGSSNALPVTGVDADSLLGIWVGGGALLLAGATVVVASKVRRNRQETKA